NNNNNNNNNNNNNNNNNNNNNNNNNNNNNNNNNNNNNNNNNNNNNNNNNNNNNNNNNNNNNNNNNNNNNNNNNNNNNNNNNNNNNNNNNNGCACTACAttgtgaaacggagggagtatgagtttTGACCTTAATTTGTTATAAAAAAGACCTTAATTTATTTGTATAAATATTTGGCAAATAGTTACAGTCTTACAGAACTTGTTATAGAAAACCCTTAATTTATTTGTATATATATTTCGCAAATAGTTACAGTCTTAGAGAATCACAAGTACCACGTAATCCACTCGTTCGAATCCATGCCTAAACTGTTACTGGAAACGCAAACTCGAATTTCGAAACTAGAAACACAACTCAATGTTCACAGACTATTACAGGATGTTGTAGTTAAtagttttttagaaaaggaggaatcatcctcagcctctgcatctgggagatgtatGCGAAGCCGTAGTTAATAGTACTACTGTAGTATATTGGAGCGTACTATCAAGAAACATCGTGCGGCGATCATCTACTTTGTTGGCCTCGCAGGAGCAGTGCACGAATCTCCAGCACCCCTGACCTGCGGCGGATGCGCCTGCCTCGCTACGCCGGCGCCGTTTGCAGGAGCAGGAGCGCACCTGAAGCCTGCTGCCGCGTACTGCCGGGGCGGGCCGAGCAGCGGCTGAGGCAGCGCGGGCACCCTGCCACCGCCATCGCCACCGGCGCCGTGTTTCTCCCACTCCGCCGGTGGCTTCACGTGCGCGAACTTGATCTCGAAAACGTCGTCGTCGTCCATGTCGTGCACCGTGGCGCGGGAGCTCGGCAGGGGCCTCATAACCGCCGGGCACTTTGCAGTACCCAACCCCTTCTCCGCATCTGCAGTGCTCTGCTGCTCTGCAGAGGACTTTCCTCTCGACGACGACGACCTCCGGCCGCACAGCCGGCCGGCGATGCACGCGGCGgctgagaggaaggagacgacggcGAGCACCACGAGCACCGGCCCGAAGGAGCCTCCGCCCTCGTCGGGCGCCGGCCTGCCAGTGTGCCGGACGGAGCCGGCGGAAGGATGGTAGCTGCTGCCGTACGGCAATGGCTGGGGCAGAGAAGCCATTGATGCTCAC
The sequence above is drawn from the Triticum aestivum cultivar Chinese Spring chromosome 7A, IWGSC CS RefSeq v2.1, whole genome shotgun sequence genome and encodes:
- the LOC123151392 gene encoding uncharacterized protein translates to MASLPQPLPYGSSYHPSAGSVRHTGRPAPDEGGGSFGPVLVVLAVVSFLSAAACIAGRLCGRRSSSSRGKSSAEQQSTADAEKGLGTAKCPAVMRPLPSSRATVHDMDDDDVFEIKFAHVKPPAEWEKHGAGGDGGGRVPALPQPLLGPPRQYAAAGFRCAPAPANGAGVARQAHPPQVRGAGDSCTAPARPTK